A genome region from Penaeus monodon isolate SGIC_2016 chromosome 14, NSTDA_Pmon_1, whole genome shotgun sequence includes the following:
- the LOC119581129 gene encoding adenosine receptor A1-like: MGADDSEWLNVYAMHFFISLTMIMAFVLLLESLVTIAVIVRNHALRDMNCAQFISNMAVCSVGIAVLLFTWMVAKLTTSGKYSWWRCLTFKISVRFLHTVTVFNLCCLSLDRYLFICWPLHYHQLLTPRRCNLLVAACWLAAAGLLGLPGLPTFDFCPKRGNKFRVSEAVMISYISSYGVSVVVVVVFYLLVAREVSVALVGVRADQERARRKTRQSIFTVVFIQLVLSAPDMVIQLVSLQDSDHTVRAASLSPILLLFVQLLFLPVYAWKNTLFRTAIVQLFSPAVRSVTCNVRRACSRSSSRSTAKSLANTSQEHVVGNNQDQEV, translated from the exons ATGGGAGCGGATGACAGTGAGTGGCTGAATGTCTACGCAATGCACTTTTTCATTTCGCTGACGATGATTATGGCTTTCGTTTTGTTGCTAGAGTCCCTCGTGACAATCGCCGTGATTGTGAGGAACCACGCGCTCAGGGACATGAACTGCGCCCAGTTCATTAGCAACATGGCCGTGTGTAGCGTCGGCATCGCGGTCCTCCTTTTCACGTGGATGGTCGCCAAGCTAACGACCAGCGGGAAGTACAGTTGGTGGAGGTGTCTGACGTTCAAGATCTCTGTCCGCTTCTTGCACACGGTGACTGTGTTCAACCTGTGTTGCCTCTCCCTTGACCGCTACCTCTTCATCTGCTGGCCGCTGCACTACCACCAGCTGCTCACGCCCCGCCGCTGCAACCTGCTCGTGGCCGCCTGCTGGCTTGCGGCGGCCGGCCTGCTCGGCCTGCCTGGCCTCCCCACCTTCGACTTCTGTCCGAAGCGCGGCAACAAGTTCCGGGTGAGCGAGGCGGTCATGATCAGCTACATCAGCTCGTACGGCGtctcggtggtggtggtggtggtcttcTACCTGCTCGTGGCCAGGGAGGTGTCCGTGGCCctggtgggcgtgcgggcggaccAGGAGCGAGCTCGGAGGAAGACCAGGCAGAGCATCTTCACCGTCGTCTTCATCCAGCTGGTGCTCTCCGCGCCCGAT ATGGTGATCCAGCTGGTGAGCCTCCAGGACAGCGACCACACCGTGCGGGCGGCCTCCTTGTCTCCGATCCTGCTGCTGTTCGTCCAGCTGCTCTTCCTCCCCGTCTACGCGTGGAAGAACACCCTCTTCCGCACGGCCATCGTCCAGCTCTTCTCTCCCGCCGTGCGCTCCGTCACCTGCAACGTCAGGAGGGCTTgcagcaggagcagtagcaggaGTACAGCCAAGTCTTTGGCAAACACCTCACAGGAACACGTAGTTG GAAATAATCAGGACCAAGAAGTGTAG